In a single window of the Cryptococcus neoformans var. neoformans JEC21 chromosome 11 sequence genome:
- a CDS encoding expressed protein, with product MATSSLLQTALQNLHVSQQIHQQSHTPHPPSSPGSTSSRLSSPGGTPPMSDWEADEDELIAVGRGTRPATPVGGRGGTKLPSILGGKSKDPLRTLPTHLAVRIFLMLDIRSLARCDRVCKRWHKSSTLNYVWFLQNRALLLPRITTPETPGGKTRKIEGEIEFYDPYDKSPRLSSLPSPPIPTSTQPQWTKIESKKEWKSQFKHTFKRTDPTAEPEPDRGRVDIASLHSSGFSTPTGSHSYAGLGSGNSSRWEAIGGEAPSSTERKLAAREAYKSLGGRKSRIKRKMGGELGAKDKGGAIDDNRFDAPW from the exons ATGGCAACTTCATCTTTACTTCAAACAGCTCTCCAAAACCTCCACGTCTCCCAGCAGATCCACCAGCAATCACACACGCCTCATCCCCCGTCTTCCCCCGGTTCCACTTCTTCGCGTCTATCATCCCCTGGCGGGACCCCGCCAATGTCTGACTGGGAGGCTGACGAAGACGAACTAATTGCAGTTGGAAGGGGTACGAGGCCTGCCACCCCAgttggtggaagaggaggtacCAAGCTACCTAGCATTTTGGGAGGGAAATCAAAAGATCCA CTCAGAACATTGCCAACGCATTTGGCCGTGAGGATCTTCTTAATGCTTGACATCAGATCCCTAGCGCGATGCGACCGGGTTTGCAAGAGATGGCACAAGTCTTCTACTTTAAACTATG TATGGTTCCTTCAGAATCGCGCTTTGCTACTTCCTCGTATAACTACCCCAGAAACTCCAGGAGGCAAAACTCGCAAAATCGAGGGGGAGATCGAGTTCTATGATCCTTACGACAAATCTCCCCGTCTTTCGTCACTTCCATCACCTCCTATACCTACCTCCACGCAGCCTCAGTGGACAAAGATagaaagcaagaaggagTGGAAATCACAGTTCAAGCACACTTTCAAACGGACAGACCCAACTGCCGAGCCAGAACCAGACAGAGGTAGGGTGGATATTGCAAGCTTACACTCTTCCGGCTTCTCGACTCCAACTGGGAGTCACTCTTACGCTGGTCTTGGGAGTGGAAATTCTTCACGTTGGGAGGCTATCGGTGGGGAAGCTCCAAGTTCCACTGAGCGTAAGCTGGCTGCGAGAGAGGCCTACAAATCCCTTGGTGGCAGGAAAAGTAGAAtcaagagaaagatgggaGGTGAATTAGGAGCTAAAGATAAAGGTGGAGCAATCGACGATAACAGGTTCGATGCCCCTTGGTGA
- a CDS encoding expressed protein, with protein sequence MAGIYNGHILEFPFIRVDSFVAPPASHRPQWLIPRPFSSPSEPLEFYQPPRAQLFLLSHTHADHVVGLTSDFTGHIICSPDTKRMLLDLEPERERQWLDKGIREIKTKRFGGLAAKRGIHGKVVDRIEALPYGQPKVFTLGYESEKPQEITITLLDANHCPGSTMFLITSDKKAVLHTGDVRADTRFIDSLKRNPILQEFLAPASVYQKAKSLVGGGRRVLDRIYLDTAAILGTGDMPDKEPVLQELVKIMGLYPEDTTFFLNTWCFGWEDVIKEVARYFNEKVHVDRYKRQIYSAVRSDPFLLNCTTTDPHETRFHACERFAKCVACRRFDDESGKPVYNLNKMIVHVNMVEVKQVGWDSRRQGFMETLFKAAGKGGPWPLNIDIPISRHSSLPELQSLVKLFKPLGLTPNTVASYAKGLDYYLLPDLFEDCLSPGGYERIVVERDHYLGQVYGKWYTEGLNKLRQQGFGVYPDIDKIEREDYYYKREDYLPEDMVAEGSLNGKAQKVLGATRTDISMDQVSRLGGLPSLSPKEIYNRALRLMNQALVDNSKSAAMDRSGEWEYDTEEESMGRRKRRRRFASSPYESSQEMITEAEKQEEGILCATHEETRDEIDMKPFVDNIQGIPAPEVAIDRAQIQPTSPSNVKLRPPNPNLVKVKLEPVSPRAPLHTLRPNIHHISGVSMSDKLPITASSSTKPPGGRKRDCTGSPYPFSSQSKMRGKRSMSKEELERMRKRLAEGGGPGLGRGLGRMKRADA encoded by the exons ATGGCAGGCATCTATA ACGGCCATATCTTGGAATTTCCGTTCATTCGGGTAGACTCTTTTGTCGCTCCGCCAGCATCTCATCGACCTCAATGGCTTATCCCTCGGCCTTTCTCGTCTCCATCTGAACCTCTTGAATTTTATCAACCTCCGCGAGCTCAACTGTTTCTGTTGAGCCACACACATGCCGATCATGTCGTGGGACTTACTTCAGATTTTACAGGACATATAATATGCTCCCCAGATACAAAGCGGATGTTGTTGGATCTAGAGCcagagagggagagacaATGGCTGGATAAAGGGATTAGAGAGATCAAAACCAAGAGATTTGGAGGATTGGCGGCGAAAAGAGGGATTCATGGGAAGGTAGTCGATCGTATA GAAGCGTTGCCATATGGACAACCTAAAGTGTTCACTTTAGGCTACGAAAGTGAGAAACCTCAGGAGATAACTATAACACTGTTGGATGCCAACCACTGTCCTGGATCGACTAT GTTCCTCATAACGTCTGATAAAAAGGCTGTCCTTCACACAGGTGACGTGCGAGCAGATACAAGGTTCATTGATTCGTTGAAAAGGAACCCAATCCTTCAAGAGTTTCTTGCTCCGGCTTCCGTGTATCAGAAAGCCAAAAGTCTtgttggaggtggaagaagagtgttGGACAGGATTTATCTGGACACAGCAGCAAT ACTGGGAACTGGTGATATGCCGGATAAGGAGCCGGTCCTACAAGAGCTGGTAAAAATCATGGGTCTTTACCCCGAGGATActaccttcttcctcaataCTTGGTGTTTTGGCTGGGAAGATGTTATCAAAGAGGTAGCGAGGTATTTCAATGAAAAG GTTCATGTCGACAGGTATAAGAGGCAGATCTATTCTGCCGTCAGATCTgatcctttccttctcaatTGTACAACTACCGACCCCCATGAAACCCGATTTCACGCATGTGAACGCTTCGCCAAATGTGTCGCCTGTCGTCGatttgatgatgagagcgGCAAACCGGTATACAATCTGAACAAGATGATTGTACATGTGAATATGGTAGAAGTGAAACAGGTAGGCTGGGACAGTAGGAGGCAGGGGTTTATGGAAACATTGTTCAAGGCGGCTGGAAAAGGTGGTCCTTGGCCACTCAACATT GATATCCCCATCTCACGCCACAGTTCTCTACCTGAATTACAATCACTTGTCAAGCTGTTTAAGCCTTTGGGTCTCACCCCCAATACTGTCGCCTCCTATGCCAAAGGTTTGGACTACTATCTCTTACCTGACCTATTCGAAGACTGTCTCTCCCCTGGAGGTTATGAGCGTATAGTAGTCGAGCGGGATCATTACCTTGGGCAGGTGTATGGTAAATGGTACACAGAGGGCCTGAATAAGCTTAGGCAACAAGGTTTTGGTGTCTACCCCGACATAGATAAaatagaaagagaggattACTACTACAAGCGAGAAGATTATCTTCCCGAAGATATGGTTGCCGAGGGCTCCTTAAACGGTAAGGCACAAAAAGTACTTGGCGCGACAAGGACGGACATCTCGATGGATCAAGTGAGCCGCTTGGGAGGACTGCCTTCGCTCAGCCCGAAAGAGATTTACAATCGCGCTTTACGACTTATGAATCAGGCTCTCGTAGACAATTCGAAGTCGGCGGCCATGGACAGGAGCGGTGAGTGGGAGTATGATACTGAAGAGGAATCAATGGGGCGGAGAaagcggagaaggaggttTGCCAGTTCGCCATACGAGTCATCACAAGAGATGATAACAGAAGCTgagaagcaggaggagggcatCCTTTGTGCAACACACGAGGAAACGAGAGACGAGATCGACATGAAGCCGTTCGTAGATAACATTCAAGGGATACCCGCTCCAGAGGTTGCCATTGATCGAGCTCAAATTCAGCCAACATCGCCATCCAATGTCAAACTACGCCCACCGAATCCAAATCTGGTCAAAGTGAAACTTGAACCCGTATCTCCTCGAGCGCCTTTACATACTCTTCGGCCGAATATACATCATATCTCTGGGGTTTCGATGAGTGACAAGCTCCCTATCacagcttcttccagtACAAAACCTCCAGGCGGCCGTAAAAGAGACTGCACTGGATCTCCATACCCCTTCTCAAGCCAGAGCAAAATGCGAGGAAAGCGATCGATGAGTAAAGAAGAACTTGAGAGGATGCGAAAGCGATTAGCCGAGGGCGGGGGGCCGGGGCTAGGGAGGGGATTAGGACGAATGAAGAGAGCGGATGCATAG